Proteins encoded together in one Felis catus isolate Fca126 chromosome B3, F.catus_Fca126_mat1.0, whole genome shotgun sequence window:
- the TNFAIP2 gene encoding tumor necrosis factor alpha-induced protein 2 isoform X2, which translates to MLKMMTFFQGLPGQQTVPGVPDLPRSSQKLPPASEVESEASMSEASSEDLVPPQEAKGAPDRDEEEATKKKKKKRPKGLANVFSVFTKGRKKKGQPSSAEPEGQPESQPELSGPLPTAEELKADLERGRLEAARPLLVLERELQAAAAAGGESAEELVRRQSKVEALYALLRHQVLGLLLRPLDVAPERLRQALAVLTEQEREDRRAATAAEAAGGSGALVSARPRRWLQLWRRGVEEAAEERLGRRPAAGAEGLSEAERTFLHMGRTMKEDLEAVVERLKPLFPAELDVVAAYAESYHRHFAAQLAAMAQFELCERDTYMLLVWVQNLYPNDIINSPKLAGELQRLNLGSLLPPRQIRLLEATFLSNEMTSVKELMARALELECQRWARDVAPQRLDSHCHSELAIDIIQIVSQGQAKAESITLDLGTQIKQMLLLELATFLRSYQRAFDEFLERGKQLRNYRANVIANINNCLSFRTAMQQKWQTQDLPGHLLGPLSELKSHGFDTLLQSLFGDLKPLFKRFTQTRWAAPAQTLEEIISTVGERLPEFSELHDCFREELMEVVHLHLVKEYIVRLSKRSLVLKSAEQQQQLAGHILANAELIQSFCTQNGSPATWLHHALPKLAEIIRLQDPSAIKIEVATYATWYPDFSKGHLSAILAIKGNLSSSEVKSIRSILDVSTGTHEPFKALFSLIKVG; encoded by the exons ATGCTGAAGATGATGACCTTCTTCCAAGGCCTACCCGGCCAGCAGACTGTCCCAGGGGTTCCCGACCTCCCCAGAAGCTCCCAGAAGTTGCCCCCCGCCTCAGAGGTGGAATCAGAGGCCTCCATGTCGGAGGCCTCTTCTGAGGACCTGGTGCCACCCCAGGAGGCCAAGGGAGCCCCGGACAGGGATGAGGAGGAGGCtaccaagaagaagaagaagaagaggccAAAAGGACTGGCCAACGTGTTCAGCGTCTTcaccaaaggaaggaagaagaagggtcAGCCCAGCTCAGCAGAGCCAGAGGGCCAGCCCGAGTCCCAGCCTGAGCTGAGTGGCCCGCTGCCCACAG CGGAGGAGCTCAAGGCGGACCTGGAGCGCGGGCGGCTGGAGGCGGCGCGGCCGCTGCTGGTGCTGGAGCGCGAGCtgcaggcggcggcggcggcgggcggcgagAGCGCGGAGGAGCTGGTGCGGCGCCAGAGCAAGGTGGAGGCGCTGTACGCGCTGCTGCGCCACCAGGTGCTCGGCCTGCTGCTGCGGCCGCTGGACGTGGCGCCCGAGCGGCTGCGCCAGGCGCTGGCGGTGCTGACGGAGCAGGAGCGCGAGGACCGCcgggcggcgacggcggcggaGGCGGCCGGGGGCTCCGGGGCGCTGGTGTCCGCGCGGCCCCGGCGCTGGCTGCAGCTGTGGCGGCGCGGCGTGGAGGAGGCGGCCGAGGAGCGCCTGGGCCGCCGGCCGGCCGCGGGCGCCGAGGGCCTCTCGGAGGCCGAGCGCACCTTTCTGCACATGGGCCGCACCATGAAGGAGGACCTGGAGGCCGTGGTGGAGCGACTGAAGCCGCTGTTCCCCGCCGAGCTGGACGTGGTGGCCGCCTACGCGGAGAGCTACCACCGGCACTTCGCGGCCCAGCTGGCGGCCATGGCGCAGTTCGAGCTGTGCGAGCGCGACACCTACATGCTGCTGGTCTGGGTGCAGAACCTCTACCCCAA TGACATCATCAACAGTCCGAAGCTGGCCGGGGAGCTGCAGAGACTCAACCTTGGGAGCCTCCTGCCCCCCAGGCAGATCCGGCTGCTGGAGGCCACGTTCCTGTCCAATGAGATG ACCAGTGTGAAGGAGTTGATGGCCCGTGCCCTGGAGCTAGAGTGTCAGCGCTGGGCCCGGGATGTGGCTCCCCAGAGGCTGGACAGCCACTGCCACAGCGAGCTGGCCATTGACATCATCCAG atCGTCTCCCAGGGCCAGGCCAAGGCCGAGAGCATCACCCTTGACCTGGGCACGCAGATAAAGCAGATGCTGCTCCTGGAGCTGGCCACATTCCTGAGGAG CTACCAGCGAGCCTTTGATGAATTTCTGGAGAGAGGCAAGCAGCTGAGAAATTACAGGGCCAATGTCATTGCCAATATCAACAACTGCCTGTCCTTCCG GACAGCCATGCAGCAAAAATGGCAGACACAAGACCTCCCCGGTCACCTGCTGGGCCCCCTGAGTGAGCTCAAGAGTCACGGCTTTGACACCCTGCTCCAGAGCCTGTTCGGGGACCTGAAG CCGCTGTTTAAGAGGTTTACACAGACCCGCTGGGCCGCCCCCGCGCAGACCCTGGAGGAAATCATCTCCACCGTGGGCGAGAGGCTGCCTGAGTTTTCGGAACTGCATGACTGTTTCCGGGAG GAGCTCATGGAGGTTGTACACCTGCACCTGGTGAAGGAGTACATCGTCCGCCTCAGCAAGCGGAGCCTGGTCCTCAAGTCCGcggagcagcagcagcaactgGCGGGTCACATCCTGGCCAATGCCGAGCTCATCCAGAGTTTCTGCACTCAGAAT GGCTCCCCAGCGACCTGGCTGCATCACGCCCTCCCCAAGCTTGCCGAGATCATTCGCCTGCAAGACCCCAGTGCCATCAAGATCGAGGTGGCCACTTATGCGACCTGGTACCCTGACTTCAG CAAAGGCCACTTGAGTGCCATCTTGGCCATCAAGGGAAACCTATCGAGCAGTGAGGTCAAGAGCATCCGAAGCATCCTGGACGTCAGCACGGGGACACACGAGCCCTTCAAGGCCCTATTTTCGCTTATAAAAGTTGGTTAG
- the TNFAIP2 gene encoding tumor necrosis factor alpha-induced protein 2 isoform X1, which produces MLKMMTFFQGLPGQQTVPGVPDLPRSSQKLPPASEVESEASMSEASSEDLVPPQEAKGAPDRDEEEATKKKKKKRPKGLANVFSVFTKGRKKKGQPSSAEPEGQPESQPELSGPLPTAEELKADLERGRLEAARPLLVLERELQAAAAAGGESAEELVRRQSKVEALYALLRHQVLGLLLRPLDVAPERLRQALAVLTEQEREDRRAATAAEAAGGSGALVSARPRRWLQLWRRGVEEAAEERLGRRPAAGAEGLSEAERTFLHMGRTMKEDLEAVVERLKPLFPAELDVVAAYAESYHRHFAAQLAAMAQFELCERDTYMLLVWVQNLYPNDIINSPKLAGELQRLNLGSLLPPRQIRLLEATFLSNEMTSVKELMARALELECQRWARDVAPQRLDSHCHSELAIDIIQIVSQGQAKAESITLDLGTQIKQMLLLELATFLRSYQRAFDEFLERGKQLRNYRANVIANINNCLSFRTAMQQKWQTQDLPGHLLGPLSELKSHGFDTLLQSLFGDLKPLFKRFTQTRWAAPAQTLEEIISTVGERLPEFSELHDCFREELMEVVHLHLVKEYIVRLSKRSLVLKSAEQQQQLAGHILANAELIQSFCTQNGSPATWLHHALPKLAEIIRLQDPSAIKIEVATYATWYPDFRVWGRIFQEEQPVRRSEVGRSSVLSREGQVSRLLEYSGQRIDKGHLSAILAIKGNLSSSEVKSIRSILDVSTGTHEPFKALFSLIKVG; this is translated from the exons ATGCTGAAGATGATGACCTTCTTCCAAGGCCTACCCGGCCAGCAGACTGTCCCAGGGGTTCCCGACCTCCCCAGAAGCTCCCAGAAGTTGCCCCCCGCCTCAGAGGTGGAATCAGAGGCCTCCATGTCGGAGGCCTCTTCTGAGGACCTGGTGCCACCCCAGGAGGCCAAGGGAGCCCCGGACAGGGATGAGGAGGAGGCtaccaagaagaagaagaagaagaggccAAAAGGACTGGCCAACGTGTTCAGCGTCTTcaccaaaggaaggaagaagaagggtcAGCCCAGCTCAGCAGAGCCAGAGGGCCAGCCCGAGTCCCAGCCTGAGCTGAGTGGCCCGCTGCCCACAG CGGAGGAGCTCAAGGCGGACCTGGAGCGCGGGCGGCTGGAGGCGGCGCGGCCGCTGCTGGTGCTGGAGCGCGAGCtgcaggcggcggcggcggcgggcggcgagAGCGCGGAGGAGCTGGTGCGGCGCCAGAGCAAGGTGGAGGCGCTGTACGCGCTGCTGCGCCACCAGGTGCTCGGCCTGCTGCTGCGGCCGCTGGACGTGGCGCCCGAGCGGCTGCGCCAGGCGCTGGCGGTGCTGACGGAGCAGGAGCGCGAGGACCGCcgggcggcgacggcggcggaGGCGGCCGGGGGCTCCGGGGCGCTGGTGTCCGCGCGGCCCCGGCGCTGGCTGCAGCTGTGGCGGCGCGGCGTGGAGGAGGCGGCCGAGGAGCGCCTGGGCCGCCGGCCGGCCGCGGGCGCCGAGGGCCTCTCGGAGGCCGAGCGCACCTTTCTGCACATGGGCCGCACCATGAAGGAGGACCTGGAGGCCGTGGTGGAGCGACTGAAGCCGCTGTTCCCCGCCGAGCTGGACGTGGTGGCCGCCTACGCGGAGAGCTACCACCGGCACTTCGCGGCCCAGCTGGCGGCCATGGCGCAGTTCGAGCTGTGCGAGCGCGACACCTACATGCTGCTGGTCTGGGTGCAGAACCTCTACCCCAA TGACATCATCAACAGTCCGAAGCTGGCCGGGGAGCTGCAGAGACTCAACCTTGGGAGCCTCCTGCCCCCCAGGCAGATCCGGCTGCTGGAGGCCACGTTCCTGTCCAATGAGATG ACCAGTGTGAAGGAGTTGATGGCCCGTGCCCTGGAGCTAGAGTGTCAGCGCTGGGCCCGGGATGTGGCTCCCCAGAGGCTGGACAGCCACTGCCACAGCGAGCTGGCCATTGACATCATCCAG atCGTCTCCCAGGGCCAGGCCAAGGCCGAGAGCATCACCCTTGACCTGGGCACGCAGATAAAGCAGATGCTGCTCCTGGAGCTGGCCACATTCCTGAGGAG CTACCAGCGAGCCTTTGATGAATTTCTGGAGAGAGGCAAGCAGCTGAGAAATTACAGGGCCAATGTCATTGCCAATATCAACAACTGCCTGTCCTTCCG GACAGCCATGCAGCAAAAATGGCAGACACAAGACCTCCCCGGTCACCTGCTGGGCCCCCTGAGTGAGCTCAAGAGTCACGGCTTTGACACCCTGCTCCAGAGCCTGTTCGGGGACCTGAAG CCGCTGTTTAAGAGGTTTACACAGACCCGCTGGGCCGCCCCCGCGCAGACCCTGGAGGAAATCATCTCCACCGTGGGCGAGAGGCTGCCTGAGTTTTCGGAACTGCATGACTGTTTCCGGGAG GAGCTCATGGAGGTTGTACACCTGCACCTGGTGAAGGAGTACATCGTCCGCCTCAGCAAGCGGAGCCTGGTCCTCAAGTCCGcggagcagcagcagcaactgGCGGGTCACATCCTGGCCAATGCCGAGCTCATCCAGAGTTTCTGCACTCAGAAT GGCTCCCCAGCGACCTGGCTGCATCACGCCCTCCCCAAGCTTGCCGAGATCATTCGCCTGCAAGACCCCAGTGCCATCAAGATCGAGGTGGCCACTTATGCGACCTGGTACCCTGACTTCAG AGTGTGGGGAAGAATATTTCAGGAGGAACAGCCAGTGCGGAGGTCTGAGGTGGGCAGGAGTTCGGTGCTCTCCAGGGAAGGACAGGTGTCCAGGTTGCTGGAGTACAGCGGGCAAAGGATCGA CAAAGGCCACTTGAGTGCCATCTTGGCCATCAAGGGAAACCTATCGAGCAGTGAGGTCAAGAGCATCCGAAGCATCCTGGACGTCAGCACGGGGACACACGAGCCCTTCAAGGCCCTATTTTCGCTTATAAAAGTTGGTTAG